In Globicephala melas chromosome 20, mGloMel1.2, whole genome shotgun sequence, the genomic window CCTGGTCTTGTTggattataaatgtatttatttctatgtatggGGTGTATGGTACAAAtaacaagggtttttttttttttttaactgatgctTAAGGTAATGGGGATGTGGGGGGGTCGTGTACAGCAAATTTGGCAGCACGTTTCTACCTACAGCCAGCTTGTGACTGTGTAAAAATAGTAGCTCCAGCTACATATACCATGGCAGTTCTCtgtgctttataattttcagatATTGTCGTCAGTTTGTAGGTGGGGAAACTTGAGTTAGTGCATTACATGACTCACCCAGTGACTTACGGCTCCATGTTGGTGGAGAAACTAGCACATGGAATCTAGGTCTCTGCCTTGTGGTCCGCTACCTTACTGTTTATGCCACTGTATTCATTCTAATAGGCATAATAATAGGCTACAGAATTTACTAATATACCCTCCACCAAGCTTTGGGAAATAATGAAGCTGCCACTTCAGAGGTTTTGTATGAGAATGCTATGGGGACGGAGCTTTCCTGGCTTACCTAGCTAATCCTGGAGATGCGGCAGTAGATGGATGGGTTATCTCTGAATTTGTCAGAGATGATTCATGTGAGGATTAATGTAAGATGAGAATCAGTCTAATACAAAGTCGACCACCTCCCAAGCACTGCCTTGTGTAGTTTAACAAGATTTTGGTTGTAGGAATAAAGGTCATAAAGTGATagtttattctattctattcctaTTCTATTACTAAGtgttaaaaacagaagaaatttacTTAAGTATTAAGGTACTTAGTCATCATGAGGGTATTAAAGTGCCAGCTTTGCTCTGCTCTGCCTCATGTAGAGTCAGTAGCTGACTGACTTTAATGAAGTACACTAAACAAGTTCATGAAGTCTTCATTGTCTTCATCTGTATGGATCACTGTTGAAGCTAATGTAGGATTTGAGGGGGAGGCCTGGTCCCTTGAGGTGTCCATGGCTAAGGTCTGGCCTTAGTTGTGGAGATCTAGAAATTGGGTCACACCCAACACCCAAAATTATCAGGCTCAAGAGGAAATTATTCTTACTAACCAAATTCACAGAATCCAGTATAGAGGCCATGTGCTAATTTACACTAAGAAATACACATTTCTGTCATGTAGACCAAAAAGTTGTCAGTTGGCTTAATGCATCTCTTTGAAAAGCCTTTAAGGGGAGCCAATTTTTATTAACCAGAAGATTACTTGATAAGATTGGAATCAGCGATCAgggttttttaattttggaaaatttaagacACAAAAGTAGGAAAGTATAGTTAACTTTTATGAAAGTCCATCACTCAATGGCCATTCTTACTCTTTGTGTGTGTCCCCTGTCATTTTCAAGTAAGTCTCAGacatttaatttgtaaatatttatgcatgtatcactaaaagataaagaacagtttattaattaaaataaattggatGAACTTTTAGTTGGTCAACTGTAGTACTGGTCTGGTAGCTTACTTTCCATTGTGCCTCTCAAGGGGACGTGGTAATTGAGTCTGCTGTTCTGGCATCCTCCCTTCTGCAGGGTAGAGACACTGCATCATCGCCCTTTTTGTTAAGACATTTTTTCTTCAAACAGATCATAATACAgtaatttttcaatttaaattaaaaccttTCTTGCCTTCTTGAGCTAATCATATTGCCAGCCTAGAGACGCTTACCTTCTTTCCTTATAGCATTACTCACCTGCAGGTGATCTGTCTGGTTCCTTCAATATAGTTAGTGTCACAGAGGATAACCAGCCCTATTTCTAAGGTCTGAGAACACTTTGACCGTATGTAGGTTGAGTGCAGCTACCTGATTAAAAGTTTCtagagatgttaaaacaaaaatttagggTGAAAGTTTTTTGAGCTTGTGTACATTCTTTGCTTCTAAAAATGCATTGTAGATGAGCTGTGGGaatgtttttaaacattctaaatgtgcatgaaacaaaaaaaaatacttgagaaTTGTGTATATTTTCTGTGGGATGGGACTTCAGGGTTGGTTTTCAGGTTTGAGTTTGGACTGATTTTTAGTTTATGAAAGAACCCCAGGTGActgctttttaagaatttgtgtgACAATTGTAATGCTTGTATATGGttcagaaaaacaacagaagtgtTTAGTGATCTGTCTCTCTTCTACTCctgtccctctcttcctcctctacaGGAGCTACTAGTGTTAAGAATTGTTTTTCCAAGTGGTTTTTGTGGGGAAGTGGGGGTGAGGGATGTAACCATTTATGTATGAATCTTTTAGGGTATATGATAGTATAGCGTACGTTCTGAATCTTGCTGTTCTCACTCAGTATATTTAGAGACATTTGAGACATAGGAGATAGGAATTTCAAGTTTAAACAAGCAGTTTTCAAAAGTACATTTCGAGTAAAAgagaattaaatgtatttttcattgttgtattagattttttaattttctagtttaAAAATGCAGTTTGAGAGTTTCATAGTTGATCTGTTTCTTCCCCTCAGCCATCTCAAATAGATCAGTTGTCAACAGCTTTAAAAACGTTTAGGAACAACAGCTTTCGAAAACAGTTTGGCATAACTGTGCCATAACTTCTTGTGGCTATTCCACCCCTAGATACATACCCTAGAGAAACTCCTATGCCTGTGTGCCAGGGGATGGATGTAAAAATGTCATAACCGCATCGTTTgtaatagaaagaaaaggaaatggaaacaaactggAAAGACTTCAAACGTCCAACAGTCCACTGGATAAATATTGTGGTGTATTCCTATAGAGGAATTACACAGAAGTCAGACTGAACTACAGCTGCACATGTGAACAAGGAGgagtctcaatggtgaaaaaagcGAGTTGCAGAAGAATACATCCACGGTGGTTCCGTTTCTGTGAAGGTCAAAACCAGGCCGTTAAATATATGGTAAATggaaagcaaggaaatgattaACACAATTCAGTACattggagggatggagggagatcATGAAGGGCAAGGAGGAGCCTTCAGAGGAACTGGTGGTGATTTCTGAAGCTGGGTgggtggtttcttttttaaactgtatGTGTATGTGGTTTTGTATGTAtgatatttcttaataaaatttaaattaaaaaatgggaaaaggtcTTGGTGAAGGTAGTAAGTAGTAAAACATACGTAAACAATGTGTTTCATGAAATTACTCTTCAGTGAGTAGCAGATGTAAAGGGTACTGCTTCTCAAGTGCCAGATTTAGGGTCTTAATTGTAGTCTTCGAAAGCTAGAAACAGGGCctaaatatatgttttctttgtgatacattatttttatcttgatgttattttcatttggatgccCGCCAGGGAGCTGATGCTGCTTCTGCTGTGTAAGCAGCTTCCAAGAAAGCTTTTCTGTCAGATTTATGCCAATCCAGGAAGGAGAGCTGCTGAGGTGAGAAGAGCCATTTTCCTGACCTGTCAGCACGTCCTTCCCTTTGTTCAAGTTACATTGTCACCTCAGAGGGGCCGCTCTTTGTCCTTGTTCTACTCTTAATACGAATACCATGAAGTGTTTAAATAATGTTTGCTCTTTAAGGGGAAAGTGGTTGAAACTTTACCCTAATCTGAacattttccacttttttggcATTGGTTGCGATAAGTGTTGATGTAATGCCTCAGTGTCCCTTCGCCCTTCATCAAAGGTGACCTATGAAGAATTTGGAGGTGAGAGAACAGTGGCCTATTTCATGTGCTGGAGGAGACAAGACATTGTGCTTGCCCAGAAGGTCTCTGGTAATTAAAGATCAGCCTTAAGGTCTCAGTTCCATGAGGATTAGGGATCATTTCACACGGGTGTGTAAAGAAGTGACAGTGTGGTGTGTCTTGTTGGAAGTTGGTAAATGGAGTCAGGCATGAGTGCTTCCAAGGTAACAAGCACTAGAAGTTAGCAAGTTGACCCAGAAGGATTCCGGGTGGTGTGGTAGGGAAGAACCTAGCACGGGGTGTGATCATAACCCACCTTGGAGCTAGTTAGTGAGGGTGCcagcttggttttattttttcacctgtTTAATAGAGTTCAGTGCTGTATGCTGTGCCTTGGCTTTTCTGCAAGTTGTATGTTAAAAGTACCCTCAAAGATGACTTGTGTTAAGTCATAGGTAAGTTAAAAAGTGTGTAAAAAGGAAATGATGGTAAGAGATGGTTTTAGAAACTGGGATATTTGAACCAGTGTGGCAAGTGGGGTCCTGGCTTTCCCAGTTCATCAGCTCACCCTGCCCTTAATGGAGTTCATGTGAACAGACCCTGGCCATTTGTCCTGGCTGAATCTCAGGAGTGCATACCTATGCCTGATCAGGATTGGGGTACAACTTTACAAACTAAACTTGCGTTGATAAGTATcatacttacaatttttttttttatacttctgTTTGTCAAAGCATTTTGAACGTACTCTTCTCCCAGCCCAGAGAAGTTGCAAACAAGGAAATGTAATAAGTACACATGTGAAGTTAGCAAACTGGTACATACATCCAGCTTCATTATTTACAAAATACTAAttccagttttttgtttctgGGATTTCTTAATATGTCATTTTTGCAGCATTGCTGTTGTAGCAGGGCTTCTCTAACAGAGATGGTGTGTGCTCTATCAGTTTAGAGCttccatttttcattaaaattagttCTACTTCTTGAAAGTCCCGTAGTCTTAGAATGTCTTTGTCCTTAATatggaaaagaaattatataatggTTCATAAATACATGTGAAGTTAGGATACAAAGGCTTAATAATATTGGCCAAGCATTGTTTTCTGTCTATTCATGGTAAACTAAGTCAGcagtttagaattgttttttctgtgtgcgtgtgtcttttttttttcccccagtccaTGTGGTTGCAGGTTTCCAAAGGGAATAAAGTCCCAATGTGAAGAAAAACTTTAGGccagggcattaaaaaaaaacaaaaaactataaagtATGATCATCTCACTACTTTTAGTTTACAAAGAATATACTGTTAGCCAAGGCACCAATAAGAATTGCTAAaggcgtttttttgtttttgtttttgtttttgtggtacgtgggcctctctcactgttgtggcctctcccgttgcggagcgcaggctccagacgcgcaggctcagccgccatggctcacgggcccagccgctctgcggcatgtgggatcttcccagaccggggcacaaacccgtgtcccctgcatcggcaggcggactctcaaccactgtgccaccagggaagccccgctaaaggcatttgaaagttgcttttttaaaaaaaataatgcccaAAGAAATGAGAATTTTCTTCTGAAGTTAAAAAGTGAGATTTGTATTTTGaatcaggaaaatatattaaaatgcccCAAATTTTGTTTCCTGAGATTGCAAAGGCTGACTGTTGCTAAGTAGATAAGAATGGGTTTGTATTTTCTGTCCTGGGGACCAGTCAGTTTTGTAGAGATTGGAGGCTGGCCATGTTGAACTAGGGTCTTAAATGTGGGTGTTAGTTGTAATTCAGACAATTTTAAAAGGGTTGATGAATTACGTATGTAAATCTGTAGAAGCACCAGGTTGAAAATAACCTAGCTACCGTGTTTGGCTGTCCTGCAGCCGGAATTTCCAGTGTCTtggattttgttttcatattagtAATGCAGGAGCTAGTGATTGGCTTCACAGGACATAATTTTACCCACCTAGAGCCCAGTCTCTATTTAGAAACTTGTAAACCCTACCTTTCTGAGTAGTGTGTTTGGTAGCTTTCTGATTTTTTCCACTTGCTCAGGGTTAATCCCCAGTTCACAGCAGCTCACTTTTAGTAGATTTTGGTAACTCAGCTCGTCTATCCAGTTCAACTTGAATGAAGTCATGCATTTTCTTTGTGGCTCTGAATTCTGACTTTCAGCACCAGCTCTGGATCACCCACAAATTTATtcgtaaaagaaacaaaacattcatttaaaaGCCTTTCAGCATCAATTATTACAGCAAAAGAACTGAATAATAAGTAGATCTGGAGCTTTTATAGGCAAATATAAACTTATAATTATCTGAAGCTTTTATTGGAATGCTGGGCAAGCTCTGGGGTGTATGCCCCATCATACCCACCAAAAGGCTTGCAGTTTGAAGCCAGGCTAGGATTTAAAATATGCAGTGGGTGATATGCAGCACCCTTGGCAATACATAGGCGTTGTTTGTGCCTTGTTGGCTATTTGTAAAGCTTCAAGGAAATGTGTAGCCCTGGGGCTCTGTATTCTTAAGAGTGTAAATCATTCTGTTGATAACCACCTGGGACTTCAAGGTGAGAGGTAGGCTGAGAAATAGGATAATTCTACCATCTTCTGGGACAGTGGCATTGAGTGAGTCTTAAAACTtaactgttgggcttccctggtggcgcagtggttgagagtctgcctgccggtgcaggggacgtgggttcgtgccccggtccgggaggatcccacatgccgcggagctgctgggcccgtgagccatggccgctgggcctgcgcgtccggagcctgtgctccgcaacatgagaggccacaacggtgagaggcccgtgtactgcaaaaaaaaaaaaaaaaaaaaaaaaaaaacttaactgtTGTAAGAAGGAGCAGTTTCGACTGAAGGTGGAGGGAGCCAGATGGTGAGTTTGGCTTTGCGACATGGTGTCAGGGCCGAGACCTCACCTAGGCAGATGTCATCAGGTTTGGCATTGTCACCTGGGTCAGTTGTCAACTGTTGATTTGCGCCTTCTTGTGTATATTCACCTGAGAAAGAATTGGAGAAGGAGAGTTGAGAGAGCAGCAGCACAGCATTTAGCTCTCCAGATCTGCCAGTTAGGCGAGGGGCGATAGAGCCGCATCTCCACTCGCTGCCCTGCGGCAGCTCCTCCTTACAGGAAGAACTGCCATGAAAAGGGCAGTAATTACATTCAGACTTGAAGAGTAATTTTCCTTAATCACCATTTAAATCATGAAAAGGAACTGAGACAGTAATTTTGAATGGTATGTAATCTgaggaagaaatatttataatctgTGCACTTAACTCGTTTCTGCTTAAATATATTCGGCACTGAGAGCTTTGTGTCTCCAGTTCTTTAGCAGAGTTATACAGTTAGAAGAGTCCCTTTATAAGGAGTTTTCTCACCCAAagcctgctctgtgctgggcactgtgctaagccctgGGGAAATCGATGattcaaacaacaaaaacccGAAGTGGTGTCTGTCCTGGCGTTTACAAGTTAGCAGGAGAGAGAGATATTAATCAAGTGACCTCAAGCAAATGTGAAATTACAGTTGGCATGGCAAGGGCAAGACACACCAAAGTGTGAAAGCCTGGAAAGGAGTTAAGAAAGATCTCCCTGAGGGGCAAGTGTTTGACCTCTGAAGGATGAGCAGGCTTAAGCAGATCCATAGGGTAGAGGGAGAAGAGCTTTCCAGGGCCCTGGAACAGCAGAGGCCCTGTGCGGGGAGGCAGTGGCGcttcagaaggaagaaaagcaattcAGCATGGctgcagggcagagggcagggagggacccTGTGCGCCAGATTGTGGGATTGTCTACTGACCTCTGCTACCCAGTCTGTAGCCACTAGTCACGTGAAATGGGATGTGCtcttaagtgtaaaatacacattggatttcaaagacttagaaaaaaatgtaaaattcattcatttttaatattggtTATGTGTTGAAATAATAGTTTTGATATATTGGGtgaagtaaatatattaaaattaatttcacctgtcttgttttaatgtggctactagaaaaattttaattacatatgtggcttacATAACATTTTAATTGGACAGTACTGGTATGGGCGAAAGGCCTTTATTCTAGAACAATGCCAAGCCATTAGACAGTGTTCAGGAGGAGGCTGTCATAATCAGACTTGCATTTTGGAGGGGAGGGACCAGAAACCTCATTGTGCTCACAAGAATCCTATGGGGTGTAgacattattcccattttcagtCAAGAAAATTGGTGCTgaaaggtgaagtaacttgctggAGTTGCTCCATTAGGAAATGGCAGCACCTGGATGTGACCTACTAATTAAgtggggcccagtgcaaaatggcTACCCAGGGAATTGCACCCTCCGCACCTGAACACTGTGGTATCTGGATGGGGGTGGCCGAGGGACCCCAGCCCTTGTCGCTTCCCTGCTCAGTGGACCTCAGAGCAAGCCCTGCCTTGCCCGCCTGTTGCTTGAGTCGCTGCCAGGGGCCGAAGGTGACAGCAGAATGAGGGAGTGGTAGCGGTTAGAGCACGATGGACT contains:
- the ANKRD40CL gene encoding LOW QUALITY PROTEIN: putative ANKRD40 C-terminal-like protein (The sequence of the model RefSeq protein was modified relative to this genomic sequence to represent the inferred CDS: inserted 2 bases in 1 codon) — encoded protein: MAKPQQDMREKSLIPVSNMKMHDFIQVELDRXELSYQNLLKVSCCELGINPEQVEKIRKLPNTLLRKDKDILRLRDFQEVELILMKNGSSKLIEHTPSLLEKPCYNSNAAKMTY